The following are encoded in a window of Pristis pectinata isolate sPriPec2 chromosome 1, sPriPec2.1.pri, whole genome shotgun sequence genomic DNA:
- the LOC127583460 gene encoding basic proline-rich protein-like, with amino-acid sequence MLQPPRWPGPSRSLSAQVPSVAWSPPVTRCPGPRRSLGAAAPARPRRSLGAPAPLVAQSRPVTRRCGSGSGPLGGPVPTGHSVTRSPPVTMLQPPRWPGPSRSLSAQVPSVAWSPPVTRCPGPRRSLGAAAPARPRRSLGAPAPLVAQSRPVTRRCGSGSGPLGGPVPTGHSVTRSPPVTRCSDSGPLGGPVPAGHSVLRLRPPRWPGPRRSLGGPAPPVTRCSDSGPLGGPVPAGHSVARPRRSLGAPTPAPSVARSPPVTRCSDSGPLGGPVPAGHSVLRLPRWPGPRRSLGAPAPSVARSPPVTRWPGPAGHSVLRLRPPRWPGPRWSLGGPAPPVTRCSDSGPRRSLGAPAPAPSVARSPPVTRCSGSLGGPVPAGHSVLRLRPPQWPGPRRSLGAPAVAGAVRRGPALGGRREAARAARAAPRGRPRAASRGGGKMAAVG; translated from the exons ATGCTCCAGCCCCCTCGGTGGCCCGGTCCCAGCCGGTCACTCAGTGCCCAGGTCCCCTCGGTAGCCTGGTCCCCGCCGGTCACTCGGTGCCCCGGTCCCCGCCGGTCACTCGGTGCTGCGGCTCCAGCCCGGCCCCGCCGGTCTCTCGGTGCTCCGGCCCCCTTGGTGGCCCAGTCCCGGCCGGTCACTCGGCGCTGCGGCTCCGGCTCCGGCCCTCTCGGTGGCCCGGTCCCCACTGGTCACTCGGTGACCCGGTCCCCACCGGTCACGATGCTCCAGCCCCCTCGGTGGCCCGGTCCCAGCCGGTCACTCAGTGCCCAGGTCCCCTCGGTAGCCTGGTCCCCGCCGGTCACTCGGTGCCCCGGTCCCCGCCGGTCACTCGGTGCTGCGGCTCCAGCCCGGCCCCGCCGGTCTCTCGGTGCTCCGGCCCCCTTGGTGGCCCAGTCCCGGCCGGTCACTCGGCGCTGCGGCTCCGGCTCCGGCCCTCTCGGTGGCCCGGTCCCCACTGGTCACTCGGTGACCCGGTCCCCGCCGGTCACTCGGTGCTCCGACTCCGGCCCCCTCGGTGGCCCGGTCCCCGCCGGTCACTCGGTGCTCCGGCTCCGGCCCCCTCGGTGGCCCGGTCCCCGCCGGTCACTCGGTGGCCCGGCCCCGCCGGTCACTCGGTGCTCCGACTCCGGCCCCCTCGGTGGCCCGGTCCCCGCTGGTCACTCGGTGGCCCGGCCCCGCCGGTCACTCGGTGCTCCGACTCCGGCCCCCTCGGTGGCCCGGTCCCCGCCGGTCACTCGGTGCTCCGACTCCGGCCCCCTCGGTGGCCCGGTCCCCGCCGGTCACTCGGTGCTCCGGCTCCCTCGGTGGCCCGGTCCCCGCCGGTCACTCGGTGCTCCGGCTCCCTCGGTGGCCCGGTCCCCGCCGGTCACTCGGTGGCCCGGCCCCGCCGGTCACTCGGTGCTCCGACTCCGGCCCCCTCGGTGGCCCGGTCCCCGCTGGTCACTCGGTGGCCCGGCCCCGCCGGTCACTCGGTGCTCCGACTCCGG TCCCCGCCGGTCACTCGGTGCTCCGGCTCCGGCCCCCTCGGTGGCCCGGTCCCCGCCGGTCACTCGGTGCTCCGGCTCCCTCGGTGGCCCGGTCCCCGCCGGTCACTCGGTGCTCCGGCTCCGGCCCCCTCAGTGGCCCGGTCCCCGCCGGTCACTCGGTGCTCCGGCCGTTGCCGGCGCGGTGCGGCGCGGGCCCGCTCTGGGCGGGAGGCGGGAGGCGGCCCGTGCTGCGCGCGCCGCCCCGCGCGGGAGACCCCGTGCTGCCAGTCGGGGAGGCGGCAAGATGGCGGCTGTAGGCTGA